The DNA sequence TATTATTTTGATGTATACAACAGTGAAATAAGTTTGTGCTAATATGAAGATGTTAGAAAGTGTGCAGTTAGCAAATGGAACTCCCCATTATACCAGGTGACAGTAGGCAGAGGCAGCATTGTGACAGTGGTGACTCGTGACCACAAGGGGGAGAAGACTGCATCAGGAGGAGCAGAAGTGACCACTACCCTCACCCGCACCAGCCTCTCAGTGCCCCGCCACGGCTCCTCTTCCCCGCGGGCACCTTCTGCCTCCCCACGCTCCACCAGCAAGAGCCCCAGTGGATCCCGGGAGGAGTTGGTACAGCCTCAAGTGCTGGATCTGAACAATGGGACATATGAGGTGGCCTTCACAGTGCCCACAGAGGGAATCTACAGCCTGGAGGTGCAGCTGTATGGGCAGCCCATCTCTGGCAGTCCCTTCAGCATCACAGCCACAGCTCCAGTGGAAGAGGACAGTGGTAGTAGCCAGaggtctcttcctcctcatacaCTTGCTCGGCAAACTTCCCATTCCACACAGGTGTGACTCTTTGTtttatgttattatatttccctTTGCTAGACTTACTTACCATTCTCATCTTGCCACTTTCTTCTGCACTgcatctgtatgtctgtataaaTGTATTTGAGATAATGGGATTCAATATGGTCAGTCCATATAGTGACTTTCATTGAAATTTTATGTAAATGGCAAAGTACGGGTGTAAGCATTGAAAATGGATCTTTTGAGATCTAACTACAATGTGAGTAGAGTGGATGATGAGAGTAATAAAAGTGTATATGGGAAATATGTCACTTCTATGAAAGGAGAAGATCTCTGTAGAAGTAGCACAATTTGTCAACAGCCTATCCCTCCCCAGGTCACCTCTCGTGCCTCCCGGGCCTCCCGTCGACCCATGTCCCACCGCTCATCCTGCTCCCGCCGCACTAACCCCATTGAGGATGACATGCTGCTCAGGGTCGGCCGACGAGGACGCAATCGAGGAGAATTTGTCAATCCCCAGGTGAGGCTTTCATgggtatggaaggaaggagggaaggaaggaaacatttAGGGGAGTGAGATTAAGAAATCAGCTGGTAAGTAAGAGACAAACCTACAATCAAATTTTGTCACAACTAAGTTATCATAAGACATGTTTGTTAATGCATCTTTGTACATTCATAAAGTTGTTATCTAAAAATGTAATtgatatgtgtttgtgtgttccctCTTCATCCCTTGCACAACCACTGGTAAAGCTTTCTGAGTGAACAGAGGAACATTTTTCATTCACTCAGATATGTCACTTTCAGTATATCAGAACTCTGAGCAAAGACCAGTGTCATTCTGGACAGCTAGTGCTTCCCTTGGAggcttgtatgttttttttaatttagtgAGTGAAAATGTGATCCAAACCAAAAACCTGGAGGATACCATAAAGAAGGATACTGTGGGGCACCTGATCAGACTTATGGAGGACCTTGGTGTTGCTGTGGTGAGAACACCACTAagcttccttcccattcctcctcctccagggtatAGCTTACAGCCCCTTCAAGGACGGCCGCATTGCTGTAGCTGACTCCAATAACCAGTGCATCCAGGTGTTCACACTGGCAGGAGAATGCAAGCTCAGGTAAGTTGCCAGCATCCATGATAGATCATTATGTACCTAACTGTCTGTCCCTTTGCCACATCATCCTGTCAGTTCATGCTGAGATTGATAAATCCACAAAGTATGATGAAGTTACCCATGCTAATTCTTAGGACAGTGTACACAATCACAGTGGTGCACTTCTTGACCCTATCCATGGTGTAGTCTCCTTCCATGACTTTACTGACTTACACCAAGGTGTTATCCACTGCAAAGGACTTCTTAAAAATTTAAGATTTTATTGATAGGTTATTCTACTGCAATGTTTTTAAGTACGTAAAAATCGTAATACAACATAATTTCTTaggataaagggaaaaataaaactacttTAATGGCAGATTTGGAGTGAGGGGACGAAGCATTGGCCAGATGCAGCGGCCAACAGGAGTGGCTGCCCTGCCCAATGGGAATTATGTTGTAGCGGACTATGAGAACAAGTGGGTGTCTGTGTTTGAGCCATCTGGGAAGTACATCACTCGCCTGGGCCATGGCAAGCTGCTGGGTGAGTTTTTGTGGAGGCTTAATGATGCTTTACTGATCACAGAGCACTTATATAGTACATACATTCTTTATGTATGAATAATTTTACAACACAATATTGTTATCCTTGTATATAGCTCAGTAACCAATAGTAAAATCACACATATATCTGTATCACAGGTCCaaagggagtgtgtgtggataACAACGGCCACATAATAGTGGTGGACAACAAGGCATCATGTGTGTGCGTCTTCCAGCAGTCTGGAAAGCTCCTCACTAAGTTTGGGAGTCGTGGCACAGATGACTTCCAGTTTGCTGGGCCACACTTTGCTGCAGTGAACAGCAAAGGCCACATTGCCATCACAGACTTTCATAACCACTGTGTCAAGGTAAGTGATGTCCAAGTTTTGATTAGAGGAGAGTAATCCACCAATGATAGCATCACTCTGCTTGTCATTGTTTTCATGCAAAAACTACATTTTATGGGGAACATAGAACATGATGTATTGTTAATTATTGCAATAAGATTTTTTTAAAATCAGGAACAGTCAGTGGTTATAAGCAGGGTGTTCTGCACATTGCTTGTAAAACTGTAGATTAATTGATCACAGATATTGGTAAAATTATTTTATCATAGTAAAGGAGTTAACAGAAACAGTCTTTGGCTGAGAAAATCTATAACTTTAAGTTATGAGTCTGTTGATGTAATACTTCAGTAGAAATTAAAAATGACCATATAGATAAATAATCAGAGTGTTGTCTTTATCTTCTGCAGGTGTTTGATTCTGCAGGAGATTTCATGTTCAGCTTTGGCTCAAGTGGTGAAGGCAACGGACAGTTCAATGCCCCAACAGGAATTGCTGTTGATGCTTATGACAACATTATTGTGGCAGACTGGGGCAACTCCAGGATACAGGTGGGGTGCATGTGCACATGTTTAGATATTTAGAAACAGtagttagtgttgttgttctcAACTACATTCATTCGTGTAGTTTCTGTATATTGATTAGATATTAAAGATTTTGCACTTGTGATTCATTTTAATGGAGAATTTTTGAAAgtagattatttttattactgaaGTTTGGATCATAATGCAGTGACAGAACATGGAAACATGAGCCAAAGCAAGACTAGTCTTGAGGCAGTTTGTGGTCCAGCTGGCTAAGGCTTGCCCTTCTGGCCTGTTCAATCTGGGTTCAATTCCTGGTCATGTCTACCTCCCTTACTTGCAGTAGAttaatttatcagtgttttgtaATGAATAACATAGTTCTTTATTAAGTCAGTTTCATTACTTTCAAGATGGTCTTTACTTTGTCAGTTTTATATATTGTAACAAGTAGATTAACTTTTACTGTTATTGTAAtataatttctatctctttttcttatgaATTCCTTTATTCTATCACTTACATGTATATTTAGCATACTTTGATGACCTAGTCTCATCCTCTGTTATCTCAGTCATGTATATGTATTTCTGGTTCACTAACACTACTCTTCCCATTTTTAGTCTCTTGTCATGAGTCATGTTCACTTCCTTATttcactttcactttctttttcaaaTATCTTATAAGTCACTTCCATGCTTCACtctcacttcctttcatcccaTCCTCAGGTGTTTGATGCGCAGGGGTCATTCCTTTCCTATGTCAACACCCTGGCAGATCCTCTGTATGGGCCACAAGGCATGACACTCACCCCTGACGGTCAGATCTTTGTGGCTGACTCAGGCAACCACTGCTTCAAGGTGTACAAATACCTACAGTAGTGAGGACATTCATGCAAACCTCAGACCCAGGGACCATCTACAGGAGGGACCACATGCTGTtgcctcttcctcatctgtgTAGAATGAGTGTAAGGCAATAAACAAGAGGTTCTGGGTTTTTGAGGAGGATCCACAATGCCAAACACATTCAGCTGTGGTGTGGTTGAATCTCTGGCAAAAGACCTTGATAAGTGCATGGAAGTGACCATAAACTATTTAATGGAAAGTGCCACACATATTAAAGGGTGACTTGTTCCTCTGTGTTATGATGGATTTTAGTCAAGTGCTGATGCCAATCAAATGAGTTGTGTAAGTCATGAAAATACATCATCAAGCCATGATCTAGAGTGAGATGTATAAATTAATTGCAGTTTCTAACAGTAAATATTTTGCTGAGCTCCTTACAAGCTCAAACTCTGCTTTTCTTCTCATAATTGCCTTCTGTGAGAAGTGCAGTAATACCATTCCATTTTCCTGTGCATTAATAATCATTATTTGCGTAATTTTTTAGTCTGCATCTGTGTTGATGGACACCCAACAGACCTCCACAGCCCAAAGCACCCCCAAGGCAGACATACCTTGtccctctccattcttcctcattGCTTTGTTCTACTCACTTAATGCTCCCTGTCATCCATTCCTCACCTCCCCATTACCCACACTTAACTATGCTTTATATCTTTTCCCTGTCTCtcacttactctttttttttctccctcattcctgtAATAACCCTCCTCTccacacttccttccctcctcaccttttttttttttttcttctctctctctcattcctgtaATAACCCTCCTCTccacacttccttccctcctcaccaccCATACATTGCCCCTAATTCCACCTGCCCATTTCTCCACAAACATCACATGTACACACTGCCCAAACTTTGTATAAAGAATATCTGAGAAGGTTTGCATCAGTGAAGATTTTAGCTAATTTCCATTCAGATATGTAATTCTTTGTggagaaaagttgaaaaaaaagttatattgagTGTTGAGTggtattctttatttcttttgtcttttgagtttattttattattattattcagctACCATCAGTTCTTGTCTACAATAAGTACCATTGCAGATTGAACCACCTACACCATTGTGCTTCATTACATGGAAGTGACATTCACCTATTGAGTAGAAATTGTCTAGTcattgagaaaaataatatttgCTCTTCATTGATATATATGATTTACAGTTTCAGTTAGTAAGAGCCTAATATAAAAAGCTGAAACAAATCTCAAGAAGAATAACTACGTAGTAAAGTTTAGTTTCATGTTTGGCTTGATTCTCCTGCACATGAAATAATTCAAGCAAAAGCAATACATGCAGAACCAGATATGCAGATTTTTGTTGAGAATAATAGTGACATTAAAACTTATTGATGCACTGAGGGAACTGTGTAGTagaggcagtgatggtggtgctagtggtagtAGAGTGTATAGTTTTCTACCCTTGTTCTCTGTCAGAAGTGCCTCTGTTactaatgaagagagaaagtgagagtgagagactCAAAAACTATTACCTCTGTGACATTCATGTCTGAGTCTGTAGTGTTAGTGGTGCTAGTCTTCCTCCCCACCACAGCACACTTTACTCTTCTCCACccattctcccccttccccccttcccttcccctgatCCATGAGGGTGTCTGAGTGCCATGTCTTGCTGGGCTGCCTGTGATGGGCACCCTGGTGGGCCCAAAAGCAAAAACCACCTTTCTGTATCCAGTCCAGAAAGGTGTTTATACATATACgtgaaaatatatacatatattcatcttatatctatacatatatagctatgaatatatataattgcTATGTAATTAGAGGAActgatatttgtgtgtgtgtgtgtgtgtgtgtgtgtgtgccccctGTGACTGTGCTACTCTCACAATGAATCACAGTTATCAATCTGAGTGTTAATTTTCCTTGTAGTCTTAAGAAAAATTAAGTTCTGCTTTGTGGCTTGTAATGATATGGACATCCATGAAAGCAGTGTCTGCCACAGTGATGTGTCAGTATGGTGAGTGgctgtcactcactcaccagCCTCATGTGTGAACAGATAAAGGCGTTCCTCTCAAGAAGTATTTGCCTATCTACAgaaatccttccatttctcctttcagCATGTTCATCCAAGTCAaagaaactaacaaacaaaaccagCATCCAAGAAGGCAACTGTAATTTCAGTATGTgtctattttcactttcttaagACTACAGTTGTTGAAACTTATACGTATCACTCAGCTGGTCTTTGACCAGTTACAAAGAATGCAGTATAACATTTGAAACTTGTGGCCTGTGTTACCATACCCAGCCACCAGGACACAGCCAGAAAGCCTCCACCCCACTCTTAGCTAGTCACTTAGTCTTCATTCTTCTTGGTTGGCAGATGTCTCAGCAcagcactgttttttttttttttttcctgaccttGACTAGTTATGGAGAGCTGCCATGAAGACATTGGCAGCTATGGAGAGGTCTTTCCCTAAAATGAAACGTGCATACTCTGCCACTAAAAGATGAGTAGTGACCTTTATAACTTAGTTTGTGACAGCTGTCATGGCCATATTTGTTCCTTAACTGATTCACCACTTAAGGACAGACATTGTCTTTGTACTAGGACCATGCTTCCTCTGTGTCTTCTTATCATAAGAGTGTGGCCTCACTTGCATATCCTCACTGTTTATTGTCTCATCCACACAAGAAGAGAGTTTATGAGG is a window from the Scylla paramamosain isolate STU-SP2022 chromosome 11, ASM3559412v1, whole genome shotgun sequence genome containing:
- the LOC135105037 gene encoding tripartite motif-containing protein 3-like isoform X3, whose translation is MKMSPGWRALSPRSVDSGSEGHSVVSLGDSEVEEAPPQANGHHHLHHPDEEDDDESVSSSATTLYCPSHQGQTLRFYCRDCETAVCSSCTDIEHRTHNTLHLADAVDEHRAAMHQLIDRVTMQLPCMKEAICDVQEVVSSLQGRRAAAEAEVRRCFDSLHQLLDQRQTALINALNTIESEKQQTLGNQLEELESWVHGVESGCEFVEKALSHCPAMEVVLVRKQLGERLMDYANMNVPPAPRENSHLKFVVGNIDPLKTAFLHIGSIQSNSAVPHQTCATGEALRLVTVGRGSIVTVVTRDHKGEKTASGGAEVTTTLTRTSLSVPRHGSSSPRAPSASPRSTSKSPSGSREELVQPQVLDLNNGTYEVAFTVPTEGIYSLEVQLYGQPISGSPFSITATAPVEEDSGSSQRSLPPHTLARQTSHSTQVTSRASRASRRPMSHRSSCSRRTNPIEDDMLLRVGRRGRNRGEFVNPQGIAYSPFKDGRIAVADSNNQCIQVFTLAGECKLRFGVRGRSIGQMQRPTGVAALPNGNYVVADYENKWVSVFEPSGKYITRLGHGKLLGPKGVCVDNNGHIIVVDNKASCVCVFQQSGKLLTKFGSRGTDDFQFAGPHFAAVNSKGHIAITDFHNHCVKVFDSAGDFMFSFGSSGEGNGQFNAPTGIAVDAYDNIIVADWGNSRIQVFDAQGSFLSYVNTLADPLYGPQGMTLTPDGQIFVADSGNHCFKVYKYLQ